The Spirosoma foliorum genome has a window encoding:
- a CDS encoding CAP domain-containing protein, translating to MKTICFIGVSALLWASVSCQSDRETTQTPAPVSSSVYKENGSDIGTSAVTPDLAGARAAAATTDQQQQVLNYINAARSKPCKCGTTTYPAVPALTLDTQLNTASDKFAVDLATYNYFSHTGRDGSMPWDRMTREGYIWRAAGENIAAGYSTPQAVVAGWLASTGHCQNIMSANFKNVGVGYGYSASSTYKHYWVTDFGTRR from the coding sequence ATGAAGACTATTTGCTTTATAGGTGTATCTGCTCTACTGTGGGCTTCTGTATCGTGCCAATCGGATCGGGAAACTACGCAAACGCCAGCGCCTGTTTCATCGTCGGTTTACAAGGAGAATGGCTCCGACATTGGTACTTCAGCGGTCACTCCAGATCTGGCAGGGGCACGCGCTGCGGCTGCTACAACGGATCAGCAACAACAAGTATTAAACTACATTAATGCGGCTCGTTCTAAACCCTGCAAATGTGGCACAACAACTTATCCGGCTGTTCCAGCTTTGACTTTAGATACTCAATTGAACACTGCTTCCGACAAATTTGCGGTTGATCTGGCTACCTATAACTACTTCAGTCATACCGGTCGGGATGGCTCAATGCCCTGGGACCGTATGACCCGCGAAGGTTATATCTGGAGAGCAGCGGGCGAAAACATTGCCGCTGGCTATTCTACACCACAAGCCGTTGTGGCAGGCTGGCTAGCGTCAACGGGGCACTGCCAAAATATTATGAGCGCCAATTTTAAAAATGTAGGCGTAGGCTATGGCTATTCGGCAAGTAGTACCTACAAACACTATTGGGTAACCGATTTCGGTACCCGTAGGTAA